A window from Flavobacteriales bacterium encodes these proteins:
- a CDS encoding WG repeat-containing protein, which translates to YKNKIVIPEMYSAFDWLGENFLRVRLDYLYGVYSTETQQIILNADFDFLFRNGEFFVLGKEMLQGLSDLNGEILLQPEYEDIDVQPYGFRSGIARVIKSGKAGFFDLSNKKWITEPVLDIISNYPEANGFFRVNSGGKPVTDNYNQVYEIEGGKWGIVDTNGRQIIPVIYDAIFPFAEDAGIYKCQNPTTTDYYSADGTLLSNGASRFEKSLIGRISSRSPFKPLKISSADGPEGGDATAFYMDDHSGYWLGTGSSGGVYYSADRGYSWEMRNEGLGPVHVYLLIERGDSLYVVYTSGEDRLTDQDAVSVSKVACWNSENKMWLSVYPENEEGKILNILLSMDLLREQRSREQQFPNAWKASSSGEEYFTGFNTMENLYSRSVIDKIEHAGDSIRGIPHDMLFNWGGNVYSDQDKLILLSKSGLYRYGPEHIVDEFSESGLIASDVTDIVASGNDYYLREGDHDIWLWNGIRFKKVFNSFEWNKSKKGKLFSRSTGVLHGDKDKVLVVVADQLLELDKNGTSRILFTGDFVPEVSESFSEYPDHFVQPQEAIRGADGKLRLLCKLVKNNVFEDGIYLLAELNESTGKLNLRSNDIFFTQFTSASLFQDTKNTWLCYDQFLIHPVNRDTLTLPASADVYLFGNRELICSDPSGKIYLLGDSRTLLVYDPVVKKWQKINFEGKNLRCISVDKQGNLYAAEGYQYMFYCDGTGEMYRPAKMYFSQWTNHGFEWVEQENAINTKIICIRPHHNGGLMIGTAGSGLLLGK; encoded by the coding sequence TTACAAAAACAAAATCGTAATTCCCGAAATGTATTCGGCATTCGATTGGTTAGGTGAAAACTTTTTACGTGTACGACTGGATTATTTATACGGTGTTTATTCAACCGAAACGCAACAAATAATTCTAAATGCCGATTTTGATTTCTTGTTTAGAAATGGAGAATTTTTTGTGCTGGGTAAAGAGATGTTGCAGGGTTTGTCGGATTTAAACGGTGAAATCTTACTCCAGCCAGAATATGAAGATATCGATGTACAACCCTATGGATTTAGATCTGGAATTGCCAGAGTAATAAAATCCGGTAAGGCGGGGTTCTTTGACTTATCCAATAAAAAATGGATTACAGAACCTGTACTCGATATTATTTCCAACTATCCGGAAGCCAATGGATTTTTCCGGGTGAATTCAGGAGGGAAACCAGTAACAGATAATTACAATCAGGTTTACGAAATAGAAGGAGGAAAATGGGGGATTGTAGATACAAATGGCCGGCAAATCATACCTGTTATTTACGACGCTATTTTTCCATTTGCGGAAGATGCCGGTATTTATAAATGTCAGAACCCAACAACCACCGACTATTATTCCGCCGATGGAACATTGCTCAGTAATGGTGCTTCCCGATTTGAAAAAAGTCTAATTGGTAGAATTTCGTCGCGCTCTCCATTTAAACCATTAAAAATAAGTTCTGCGGATGGACCGGAAGGTGGGGATGCAACGGCTTTCTATATGGATGATCATTCGGGATATTGGCTAGGCACGGGGTCGAGCGGGGGCGTTTATTATTCGGCCGACCGTGGGTATTCCTGGGAAATGCGCAATGAAGGCTTAGGTCCTGTTCATGTTTATTTGCTAATCGAACGGGGAGATTCTTTATATGTAGTGTACACCTCCGGTGAAGATCGTTTAACCGATCAGGATGCGGTTTCTGTTTCGAAAGTGGCTTGTTGGAATTCAGAAAATAAAATGTGGTTATCGGTTTATCCTGAAAACGAAGAAGGGAAAATTCTGAATATTCTTTTATCGATGGATCTGCTCAGGGAACAACGCTCCCGCGAACAGCAATTTCCCAATGCGTGGAAGGCCAGTTCTTCAGGAGAAGAATATTTTACAGGCTTTAATACCATGGAAAATTTATATTCCAGATCCGTCATTGATAAAATAGAACATGCAGGCGATTCCATTCGCGGTATACCACATGATATGCTTTTCAACTGGGGAGGAAATGTGTACTCCGATCAAGATAAATTGATTTTATTGTCGAAATCCGGATTGTATCGATACGGACCGGAACACATCGTGGATGAATTTTCTGAAAGTGGTTTAATTGCTTCTGATGTTACGGATATAGTAGCTTCCGGAAATGATTATTATTTAAGAGAAGGTGATCATGATATTTGGTTGTGGAATGGCATCCGGTTCAAAAAAGTATTCAATAGTTTCGAATGGAATAAATCGAAAAAAGGAAAATTATTTTCCCGCTCAACCGGAGTGTTGCATGGCGACAAAGACAAAGTGCTGGTGGTAGTGGCTGATCAATTACTGGAGCTGGATAAAAACGGGACAAGCAGAATACTTTTTACCGGCGATTTTGTTCCGGAGGTTTCGGAGTCATTTAGCGAATATCCGGATCATTTTGTACAACCACAGGAAGCTATACGGGGTGCTGATGGAAAACTTCGGTTACTGTGCAAACTCGTAAAAAATAATGTTTTTGAAGATGGAATTTATTTGCTGGCGGAATTAAATGAATCGACAGGTAAATTAAATCTCCGTTCGAATGATATCTTTTTCACGCAGTTTACTTCTGCTTCACTTTTTCAGGATACCAAAAACACCTGGTTATGTTACGATCAGTTTTTAATTCATCCTGTTAACAGAGATACTTTAACACTTCCTGCAAGTGCAGATGTTTATCTTTTTGGAAACAGAGAATTAATTTGCTCCGATCCCTCAGGTAAAATTTATCTTCTGGGCGATTCCCGCACATTATTGGTATATGATCCGGTTGTGAAAAAATGGCAGAAAATTAATTTCGAAGGAAAAAATTTACGCTGTATTTCGGTGGACAAGCAGGGTAATTTATACGCAGCAGAAGGTTATCAGTATATGTTTTATTGTGATGGTACCGGAGAAATGTACCGGCCGGCTAAGATGTATTTTTCGCAATGGACCAATCACGGATTTGAATGGGTGGAGCAGGAGAATGCGATCAACACGAAAATTATTTGTATTCGTCCGCATCACAACGGTGGACTGATGATCGGTACAGCCGGTTCCGGATTGTTGCTGGGTAAATAG
- a CDS encoding DUF58 domain-containing protein: MITLFRDMFLKGRFFLAMVVIIFTFILSFSFPELFNIAFAGIGLLLVLVLVDILFLFGQRNKITAERQVPQVLNLGDETIIHIRIQSELSISCSVEVIDETPYQLQLRNLLLKTELAPDEKVVLDYSIRPTERGKYQFGDIQIFASGFLGFIQRRFTVKAGRDIAVYPSVLQMRQFELKVFSKMNLTEGIKKVRRLGHSTEFEQIKTYVVGDDYRNVNWKATSRKTELMVNQYEDEKAQQIYCIIDKSRSMRMPFNNMTLLDYAINSSLVISNIAMKKSDRAGLITFSDKMGTRLPAERSTSQLKKIQDALYKQKTKFKEANFEMLYFGTRNLIKGRSLLLLFTNFESAYSLQRALPLLRRINSQHLLVVVFFKNNELEEMKMKDAEDLRSIYTKTIAEKIANEKQLIAEELRKYAIQTILTTPEKLSVDTINKYLELKSRGLI, translated from the coding sequence GTGATAACTCTGTTCAGAGATATGTTTTTAAAGGGAAGATTTTTCCTGGCGATGGTGGTCATCATTTTTACCTTCATCCTCAGCTTTTCTTTTCCTGAACTTTTCAATATCGCTTTTGCAGGTATTGGTTTACTCCTTGTTTTGGTGCTGGTGGATATTTTGTTTTTATTCGGACAACGCAATAAAATCACTGCCGAACGCCAGGTTCCGCAGGTTTTGAATCTTGGCGACGAAACCATTATTCATATCCGGATTCAATCGGAATTGTCCATTTCCTGCTCGGTGGAAGTCATCGATGAAACCCCCTATCAACTACAATTAAGAAATCTGCTTCTTAAAACGGAATTGGCACCGGATGAAAAGGTTGTTTTAGATTACAGTATTCGTCCCACAGAACGCGGCAAATATCAGTTTGGCGACATTCAAATTTTTGCAAGCGGATTTCTTGGTTTTATACAACGAAGATTTACCGTTAAAGCAGGAAGAGACATTGCTGTTTATCCTTCCGTATTACAAATGCGTCAGTTCGAACTCAAAGTGTTTTCGAAAATGAATCTCACCGAAGGAATTAAAAAAGTGAGACGATTAGGACACAGCACAGAATTTGAGCAAATCAAAACCTATGTTGTTGGCGACGATTACAGGAATGTGAACTGGAAAGCTACCTCCCGCAAAACGGAGTTGATGGTGAACCAGTACGAAGATGAAAAAGCGCAACAAATTTATTGCATCATCGATAAAAGCCGCTCCATGCGCATGCCGTTTAACAACATGACGCTGCTCGACTATGCGATAAATTCTTCGCTGGTAATTTCGAATATTGCCATGAAAAAATCGGACCGTGCCGGGTTAATTACCTTCTCCGATAAAATGGGAACCCGCTTACCGGCAGAACGTTCCACTTCGCAATTGAAGAAAATTCAGGATGCCTTGTACAAGCAAAAAACGAAGTTTAAAGAAGCCAACTTCGAAATGCTCTATTTTGGAACCCGGAATTTAATTAAAGGAAGAAGTTTATTGTTGCTGTTTACCAATTTCGAAAGTGCCTATTCACTTCAACGAGCACTTCCGCTCCTGCGTAGAATTAACAGTCAACATCTTCTGGTAGTTGTCTTTTTTAAAAACAACGAATTAGAAGAAATGAAAATGAAAGATGCAGAAGATCTTCGTTCCATTTACACAAAAACCATCGCCGAAAAAATTGCCAATGAAAAGCAGTTGATCGCTGAGGAATTAAGAAAGTATGCCATTCAAACCATTCTTACCACACCAGAAAAATTGAGTGTGGATACCATTAACAAATACCTGGAATTAAAATCGAGGGGATTAATCTAA
- a CDS encoding MoxR family ATPase, with protein MEENLNQESSFSDAGMQRMMAITSNVEKARHEIRKYVIGQDEMIDLLMVGVLSNGHILLEGVPGIAKTLTAKVFAKTLAVHFARIQFTPDLMPSDIIGTSIYNQKESAFVFRRGPVFSNIVLIDEINRAPAKTQSALFEVMEERQITYDGTTYPMEFPFLVLATQNPIEQEGTYRLPEAQLDRFLFKVKLTYPNLNEEREILARYKDEIKAPELDQIQSVFNASSLREIQDKVKTVKVEDQLIKYIADIIHATREHGKLFLGASPRASLALLKTSKALAAMRGRDFVIPDDVQFLSYHVLNHRIILTPEAEMEGMVTEDVIREIIQKLEVPR; from the coding sequence ATGGAAGAAAATCTAAATCAGGAATCCTCCTTTTCAGACGCTGGTATGCAGCGCATGATGGCTATCACTTCCAACGTAGAAAAGGCCCGTCACGAAATACGTAAATACGTTATTGGTCAGGATGAAATGATTGACCTCTTAATGGTGGGCGTTTTATCGAACGGACATATCCTTCTGGAAGGCGTTCCGGGTATTGCGAAAACCTTGACTGCAAAAGTATTTGCGAAAACGCTGGCGGTTCATTTTGCCCGGATACAATTTACGCCCGACCTCATGCCGAGTGATATCATCGGAACTTCCATCTACAATCAGAAGGAAAGTGCATTTGTATTCCGTCGCGGACCGGTGTTCAGCAATATCGTTTTAATCGACGAGATCAACCGTGCCCCGGCCAAAACACAGTCGGCCTTATTCGAAGTGATGGAGGAACGTCAGATTACTTACGACGGGACTACCTACCCCATGGAATTCCCCTTTTTAGTGCTTGCCACTCAAAATCCGATTGAACAGGAAGGAACTTATCGTTTACCTGAAGCGCAATTGGATCGTTTCTTATTCAAGGTGAAATTAACCTATCCAAATCTCAACGAGGAACGTGAAATTTTAGCCCGTTATAAAGATGAAATTAAAGCACCGGAACTGGATCAGATTCAAAGTGTATTTAATGCTTCATCGCTCAGGGAAATTCAGGATAAAGTAAAAACGGTTAAAGTAGAAGATCAATTGATCAAATACATTGCGGATATTATCCACGCCACCCGCGAACACGGAAAATTATTTTTGGGTGCATCACCACGTGCTTCACTGGCCTTGTTAAAAACATCCAAAGCATTAGCTGCCATGCGCGGAAGAGATTTCGTAATTCCGGATGACGTTCAATTCCTTTCTTACCATGTATTAAATCACCGCATCATTCTTACACCGGAAGCCGAAATGGAAGGTATGGTGACCGAAGATGTAATTCGCGAAATCATTCAAAAATTAGAAGTGCCAAGGTGA